In the Gorilla gorilla gorilla isolate KB3781 chromosome 1, NHGRI_mGorGor1-v2.1_pri, whole genome shotgun sequence genome, CTAGTTTATAGCTTCAAGAAACTAAAGCTTGCAAAGGTGTAACATCAGGTGTGTCCTTTTTCATACAAGATTGGATTTAATGGTTAACACAGATGAGGGTGGGTTTTCCCATTTCCAGAGTGTAAGGGTTTCGCTTCTCTCCCTCTGCCGGGCTCCTCCACTGTTTACACCCACCCAGTAGGGCGTGGAGGGTGGCCTAGGGTGTGGCCCAGGAGGCTTCCCTAAGGGAAGGGGGTGGTGGAAACCAGGCGGTTTGAAGCCCATCAGGATTCCCAGTTATATATCGAGTTTGTGTCCGTCACTGCTAGTTGATTTCCATGCATGATCTCATATAATCTTTGCAATGACACTGGGagatttatattaataatacCATGGTCCCTAGTTTATAGCTTTAAGAAACTAAAGCTTGGAAAGGCCTAACATCAGGTGTGTCCTCCATTTTCATACAAGATTGGATTTAATGGTTAACACAGATTAGGGTGGGTTTTCCCACTTTTAGAGTGTAAGGGTTTCGCTTCTCTCCCTCTGCCAGTCTCCTCCACTCTTTACACCCAGCAGGGCGTGGAGGGTGGCCTAGAGTGGCCCAGGAGGCTTCTCTAAGGGAAGAGGGTGGTGGAAACCAGGTGGGAGACGAGAACCCCAGCGGGCAAGTCACGCAGTTACGCTTGTTCGCCCAGAGAATCCGGCAGGGACTCCGCAGGGCCGTAAAGAGCTCTACAAGTCGTGAAGGGGCGAGGCGCAAAAGCGTAGCTTTACGGCGATTCGAGCAGTCGCGTCAAGCAGGCTATTCCGGGTTTGTGGCTGCTTGGCTCCACACGTGGGCCGCCGTAGGTATTCCGACCGGTAATTCCTCCTATTGGTGTGGAGCAGCCACATTGAAGGATAGAGTGGCAGCAGAGGCCAAGGATCGTGAGTTGATGGAGTTTGCTGCTGAAAATGAAGGGAAGTCTGGGGGAGGTCTCCGCAGCGTAGCTGAGGGGGTGCGGCTAAGTCCAGAGCCTGGCAGGGAGGGAGTAAGGGACTTAGCAGGGGCGGAGGAGTTCGGCGGCGGAGAGGAGGGGACAGGGCTGACAGGGATAAAGGAGATAGGGGGTGGAGAGGAAGGAAGTGGACAAAGGCCAGAGGAAATACCGATGGACCTAACGGTAGTGAAGCAGGAAATTATAGACTGGCCAGGTACAGAAGGCAGGTTGGCTGGCCAGTGGGTAGAACAGGAGGTGGAGGATAGGCCTGAGGTGAAGGATGAGAACGCAGGCGTATTGGGGGTGAAGCAGGAGACGGATAGTAGTTTAGTGGTAAAAGAAGCGAAGGTGGGTGAACCAGAGGTAAAGGAAGAGAAGGTAAAGGAAGAGGTAATGGACTGGTCAGaagtgaaggaagagaaggaTAACTTGGAGATAAAACAGGAGGAGAAGTTTGTTGGTCAATGCATAAAAGAGGAATTGATGCATGGAGAGTGTCTAAAAGAAGAGAAGGATTTCCTGAAGAAAGAAATCGTGGATGATACAAAGGTGAAAGAAGAGCCTCCGATAAATCACCCGGTGGGCTGCAAGCGGAAACTGGCCATGTCAAGGTAGGGCATGGGGAATTCCATTTAGGGGAATAAAGCTGTGGAGTCTTCATGTCTAGAGTGAAGGAAACCACACTATCAGGAGAAGGTGGAATTGGGTTTCTGGAGTCAGACGGCGTTCGCGGGGGTGGGTTGGGAAGTGGAGGGTGTTGTACATGACAACACAACAAATTCagtgaaaatatatgaaattggTAGTGTCCAATGGGTAATGGTCAAGTTAGGAAAGTGAAAATTCTGGGGACCAAAAGATCAGTTGGAACTGGATCTGGCTTGACTTAATATGCTCTTTACTCGGTATTCCTTTGAGAGAGAATAGTGATGAGAAAGTCTAATAAAACCAACAATGACAAAGTAGATTAAGTTAAAATTAGGCAAAAATACACTTGACCTCAATTATCAAGCTTCTTCATGGGTGCTGTGAATATTTATTGCTTTTGATTGAATTTCCTTAGTGTGTGGATCATGTGACAAAGGAAATAAGGGTAGTCAGATTCTTGGGAATATTCCCGTCTAGAACACAGTGGGCTAAATAGAAGTAACCGTAGTTTGGTTGTCAGTATCCCAGGAGCATAGAAGAGCAGTTGAGGACAGATGATGGGTTACATGGCATTTCTAGATTATTTCGATGCTCATTCTAGATTAGGTGTGGAGTTCAGGAAAAAAGGTGCTGCTACTACTCTCTAAATTTCACTTGGCCTTATATTCTTTGTCTGGTGTgtcctttaaaaatatctaaacatagCTCATGAATTGGACTTctggatacacacacatacaatcatTACCACATTTCCAGGAATCACAAGTTAAAATATCAGTGAATAATCTCATTCCCAGATTATAgtagaaaaagaagtcaaaagcgagatgggttttaaaaattttaatacattttcctgAGTTACATATCACTACCAACATTGGAAATGTAGTTGTTTTGGGAAGGTTTCAtagagaagaattttcaaatgTTGTTCAACAGctatcaaatattttatcagagTTACTTGTCACTGAGTTTATAAATTGATTGGGAATTCtaagtttataaataaataaaattaatatttgataatttaATGTTACATGTGGGCTTTTGTAGGTGTGAGACTTGTGGTACAGAAGAAGCAAAGTACAGATGTCCACGTTGTATGCGATATTCCTGCAGGTATACATGTAACTTCCTACCTTTTAACCTGTATCTGTACCTTTCTTaccctaaaatataaaagtacttcCCCTTTGTCTTTTCAGTTTGCCCTG is a window encoding:
- the ZNHIT6 gene encoding box C/D snoRNA protein 1 isoform X1 translates to MEFAAENEGKSGGGLRSVAEGVRLSPEPGREGVRDLAGAEEFGGGEEGTGLTGIKEIGGGEEGSGQRPEEIPMDLTVVKQEIIDWPGTEGRLAGQWVEQEVEDRPEVKDENAGVLGVKQETDSSLVVKEAKVGEPEVKEEKVKEEVMDWSEVKEEKDNLEIKQEEKFVGQCIKEELMHGECLKEEKDFLKKEIVDDTKVKEEPPINHPVGCKRKLAMSRCETCGTEEAKYRCPRCMRYSCSLPCVKKHKAELTCNGVRDKTAYISIQQFTEMNLLSDYRFLEDVARTADHISRDAFLKRPISNKHMYFMKNRARRQGINLKLLPNGFTKRKENSTFFDKKKQRFCWHVKLQFPQSQAEYIEKRVPDDKTINEILKPYIDPEKSDPVIRQRLKAYIRSQTGVQILMKIEYMQQNSVRYYELDPYKSLLDNLRNKVIIEYPTLHVVLKGSNNDMKILHQVKSESTKNLGNEN
- the ZNHIT6 gene encoding box C/D snoRNA protein 1 isoform X2, which produces MEFAAENEGKSGGGLRSVAEGVRLSPEPGREGVRDLAGAEEFGGGEEGTGLTGIKEIGGGEEGSGQRPEEIPMDLTVVKQEIIDWPGTEGRLAGQWVEQEVEDRPEVKDENAGVLGVKQETDSSLVVKEAKVGEPEVKEEKVKEEVMDWSEVKEEKDNLEIKQEEKFVGQCIKEELMHGECLKEEKDFLKKEIVDDTKVKEEPPINHPVGCKRKLAMSRCETCGTEEAKYRCPRCMRYSCSLPCVKKHKAELTCNGVRDKTAYISIQQFTEMNLLSDYRFLEDVARTADHISRDAFLKRPISNKHMYFMKNRARRQGINLKLLPNGFTKRKENSTFFDKKKQRFCWHVKLQFPQSQAEYIEKRVPDDKTINEILKPYIDPEKSDPVIRQRLKAYIRSQTGVQILMKIEYMQQNSVSRWKGR
- the ZNHIT6 gene encoding box C/D snoRNA protein 1 isoform X3; amino-acid sequence: MEFAAENEGKSGGGLRSVAEGVRLSPEPGREGVRDLAGAEEFGGGEEGTGLTGIKEIGGGEEGSGQRPEEIPMDLTVVKQEIIDWPGTEGRLAGQWVEQEVEDRPEVKDENAGVLGVKQETDSSLVVKEAKVGEPEVKEEKVKEEVMDWSEVKEEKDNLEIKQEEKFVGQCIKEELMHGECLKEEKDFLKKEIVDDTKVKEEPPINHPVGCKRKLAMSRCETCGTEEAKYRCPRCMRYSCSLPCVKKHKAELTCNGVRDKTAYISIQQFTEMNLLSDYRFLEDVARTADHISRDAFLKRPISNKHMYFMKNRARRQGINLKLLPNGFTKRKENSTFFDKKKQRFCWHVKLQFPQSQAEYIEKRVPDDKTINEILKPYIDPEKSDPVIRQRLKAYIRSQTGVQILMKIEYMQQNSVSEE